TGCCCTGTCGGGGATCTGTCAGGAGGTGCGGCTGCTACAGTAGAGATGACAAAAGTCTTTTTGATGTCAGGAATTAAGCAGAGCCACCCGCTGCCTTTTGTtgggtggggagaaggaatGAATGATGGAGGAAGCCAAAGGACAACAGAGCTCGGCTTTAGACAGGCAGGTCTTGGGCTGAGAGGGGCTTTTTCAGGAGGGACTCTAAGGGTTTCTCTCCTCTGTGCCAATTCTCTGGTATCTAGTaggtggggagggaggtttGTGCCACAGATGTGTGTGCGGCCGCCTCTCTCCTTTAGTGCATTGTTTATCTGTCATGAAACTCTAGGAATGTGATAGCTTTGGAGAGCTGTCACGTTGTGCTGAAATCACTTCTTAGGATCACAGTTATTAGGAGGgcacgtgtgtgtgcacatgcttGAAAAACAGGAGTGCAGAAGTTTGGCTTCCCTAAGTTAAAAATCTTTGGAGAATTTAAATAAGTAGAATATAACTCTAAACTTTTTGTGGTAACCTCTGATAGAAAGAGAGCCCATCTTACCATACCGAGACAGCACTGGACTGCAGAACCGTCAGCCCCTTGTTCCAAAACAGAATTGAGAGCTCATCTCTGCACCTGCGAaggatttgggctggaagggatgAAAGAAAGCGTGCAGGAGATGATGAAAGGAGAAGAGCTCTGTGGAAAAAGGGATCAGCCAGACTGTCCTGCGTCACTAGCCCGATGGGCCGCGCCAAACAATAAACACCGAGGTTTCTCAGCAAATTacaaacctttatttttttttggtactgaaagaaaaaaattgaagatgTCAAAACCACATCAAAAGTTAGTGACAATTCTCCAAACATTTGAACAGCAAAACCATTTCCAAGACAATAAAGTGAAGGAAACAGCAGTACATCTGGATCCATGATGGAAAGCCAGTGTTTTAGCTGTTACTGGTTCCAGCCACAATGCAACACGTGCTTTATGCTAACTGGATCTTTCAGCTTCTTGGTCCCAGCTAAGGCACAAATTAAGACACCTGATAGCGCTCTTCAGCTTGTGAAACAGCAGAATGTCAACTCTGTTAAACGACTTGTCCAGTGCTGACAAGCCCAGTCTTTagtaacagcagcaaagggcTGAGCAGAGAAGCGCTCCCCTACCCAAAGTGGAGCTCCAGCACGCCCTGGTGTCAGAAACTGCCACCGACAGACCTGGGGCTGCTCCAGTGCTGGCGAAACAGAAATCACTGTGTGTCACCTTAGCTCCCTGACTAATGCAAGGACAAACTTCTGAAAGATGCTCTCTCATctacatttcagtgttttatgcTGATAAATACCCCCACCCTTTTGCACCTGACCTCTTCAAAACAGCTCTACTAGCTGCAACCCAGACAAACTTTCCCCCAGCAACAGGCTGAGAGTGTCCAAATGCAAGAATGTCCCTCTCCAGGCTGCTCAGAAGTGAGACCCTGGGTTCCAGCCAGCCCCCTGCTAAGTGCCCAAAACCAGACCTGCACTGCTACCCAGAGGTGCAAGTGCACGGGGAGAGATGCGTCTTCTCATCTGCAGTGTCTCTGCAGCACACGTCGCTCTTCAGGGCTCCGAGGGCTTCTCCAGAAGAAGTACCGGTGACTAAGGGCTGCCTTGGCAGAGATGCGCCTGCTGGGGTCATACAGGAGCAGTTGCTGCCAAGAGAAAAACCCAGCAGatttaggcttttaaaaaacaaatgatcAATTGCACCTGCACGTGGCTGGGCCCAGATGCAGATGTTGGTCCtgccttttcccctctctggGTTTCAGGAGTAATCCACAGCTGAAATCACCACGGGGATTAGACTAGAGGGGTTTCTTGACCCTCGATGCAGTGGTTTCCTTGAGGAACCTGCACTGACAGCCCCACTCAGAGCCAGGACTGAGCCCTATTCAATGATTCGGTGTTTCTGCAAGAGCAGAGATGAGCGTTAGAGCTAGACCAGCTAATGCATTTCTGGGTAGATCAGTCCCAAATATCCCTATTCTTTGCCCAGTTTGAAAAGGTCCTGTCTGTCCCCAGGTCTTGTTCTGAGCCCTCACTCACCACTAGTAAGTCTCTACCGTCTTGATCTAAGTTGGGAACAAtttccttcatcttcttccttgCCCAGCGGGGAAAGTCCCCCTTGAAGTCAGGCAGCTGGGTCACCCCAGGCCAGGTCACCTCGGTGGGAGTGCCCAGGGTGCGAAAGATCCGGAAAAGCTGGTCGATCTCGGAGTCCCCTGGAAACAGGGCCTTCCTGGTCAcctgaggggggaaaaaaaaaaaaagggccaGTTCAGCTGTGTGCCCTATTCCCTGCTGCAAGCAACCCTTTGTCCTGGCAGATGCAAACAACTCCACAGAGCAGGGCAGTTACAATGCAGCAATTCTGCCAAGCAATGGTTGGAAAGTCACGGGTGTCTGTCTGCTTGtctccagctcctctccatGGATCTGTGCTCCCCTGAGGCTGTCCTCTTTCAGCCAGTCCCTTATCCCTCTGTCTCCAGTTTCCTAACACCCACTCTTGCAGGCTAGGTCCCTCCCCACCTATTTGCCCAGGCTCTGCTGATCTGCAGCTCCGGGGCTTTGGGAGCTGGGGAGAGTGCTGTTACAACTGCAGGGATAACAAGAGCTCTTCAAAGCGGGGTATGGATCCCTAGGAGATCCACTCTGCTATGCTATGAGAGTGCTAGTTCTCTGCAGCCCACTGTGGGGACATCTGCAAGAGAATCATCTCCTCCCAGGATCAAAATGCTGCAGCAACAAGACTGAAGTTACCCCTTCTGCAAAGAGAGGCATCACATTCCCACATACCTGGAATTGCAGCCTGACTACAGAGGCTTCTTTGCCTTCTGCCAGGCCCCAGAAGGTAGCAGATTTCCTTCTGAGCCCACAGCTAAGGATCAGCTAAACCTCAGGGTGGACTTGCCATAATACACACCCCAGCACAGGGTTGGACCACAGTATCACAGATGTTCTGCATCctgtccctccttccccacttCCCATTGCAGCTGCGTCCTCCCTGCTCATTAAAGAGACTATTTAAACCCATTCTACCATTTCTGCAAAGATGCAGCCAATGCTCCAGATGTCCACAGCAGTCGAATAGTATTTGCATCCCAGCAGTATTTCAGGGGCTCGGTACCACAGAGTCACCACCTGTTAAGGAACAACAAACAAGCTTTGTTTAGTTTCCCTGGGTGAAACTAGAGGCATGGGGTCCTCTCTTCTCAGCTGTAATGCAGCAACTGTACAAATCAGAGTGTGCCAAGGCTATGCTGAATTAACAGGCACCTTAGTGACAGCCAGATTGGGATTAACAGATCATTCTTCAATAGGACACTCTGGAACAAATAAATATACCCTATGTAGAGAAGGTGGGAACCCAGCTTGCAGGCAGGCTAGGATAGAAGCAGTCAGCACACTTTGTGGGGACCTAAGGTAACCCCTTAGCTGTGGGTTAGGTTAAGAGCATGTGCCTGGGCACAGCGGTGCCTCAGCTATGGATGAGTAACTTGTGATGCTGCTGTTGTTCACCCACAACAGATTGTGTACCCCACTCTCAGGTGGCAGGGAGTCTCAACAATACCTCGTGAGTGTATGTGCGCAGGGGGACTCCAAAAGCTCTTGCCAGTCCAAAATCAGCCAGCTTGATTGCTCCTGCTTCGTTAATGAGCAAGTTCTGTGGCTTCAAGTCCCTGTGGATGACTCTGTGCGAGTGGCAGAAGCTCacaccctgcagcagctggaaaaggtAGTTCTAAGGAGAGAAGGTATTTCAGACAAGGCCACAATGAAACCACTTTGAAGGCTGGATCATGTGAACCAACACACTTGGGATCATCTACAGACCTGAATAGGAACAAAGACCTCGCTATAAGGCAACACTAGGCTTACGGGCCACTACTCAGAGATGCACACAAACTGCTCCCACCCTACATGGGGACAGAGAGACTCCAATCCAAGAAGTGGCAGTCCTTTCTACCCATCCATTACTCTGTACAAAGGCAATTAGCAATAGATCCCTCAGTTGTCCTCGTAACAGCAATTTGTTCTGCAGTGAGATGGGCTGAAGAGCCTGGAAACAGCTGGGAAACAAATGTGCTCAGCAACAGTGCCAGAAGGTTTTCCCAGCTGAAATGTTTGAGATCTGAGAGGTTGAATGCCTCCAGCCAAGGATGAATCTCTTCCACATGCAGTCTGGGTAAGAGCAGCTCAGTGCTGGCTCTGcccagcagaaggcagcaagGACACAGGCTCTCTGTGCTCCTTCCACACTGTACCTTGACCAAGCTTAAAGGAAGCTCTCCAGTTTGGGATGAGTCCATGTATTTCTTCAGGTCCTGATTCAGATACTCAAACACCAGATAGAGCTTCTTCTGGCTGTGTATGACATCCAGGAGCCTGCAAAAGAAGTGCAAACACTCTCTTCAGTACCTTTGTGTGCAAATCCATGCTATGCAGGAGTGTTAGTCTCTTACAGAGTGTGTGTGAAGACCTTCTCCAGACCTTTACCCAAGCATACCCAAACATCCCTCCTCCCACAGATGTCTCTGCTCTGTGAGTCCTTTggagcagagagaggcagaTGTAAAAGCAGCACCTGGTatggggcagcagcagcttggaCCAGCCTGTGTTGCTGGAGTAAAGTGGCAGTGCTGTGGGCTATTGCTGCAAACCAGGGAAGTGCAAATGATTcctgcattttcctctttattttgcCCCTTTCTGTGCAGTCAGGGAAGGACTGGAAGGCCGCTCTTGCTGCCTGTACCCAGAGCTCCCCACAGGGATGAGCAGGAGCTCATCAATATGCTGGTGGGGAGGGTTCATCCAGGTCTCACCTGACTATGTTGGGGTGCTTCAGCTCCTTCAGCAGTGAGATTTCTCGGATCGCGGTGCTGGGGACGCCCTCCGTCTCCCTGCGGCAGAGACGGGCTGTACGGCACCCTGTCCCTCAGCGGGATCCCGCAGCCCATCGGGGTCCTGtgtcccttcttccttcccttgtACCCCGCTGCCTGCCCAGGGGAGGGTCTCTCACACCGGCCGCCCCGGGTTTGGGATGGAGTTGCGCGTGGGGCGGGCTGGGGCGAGGCAGGGGGAAATGGAGCcgtgggggagagggaagggagtgACAGTGCAAGCTGTGGGGTAGAGCTTGTTTGGGAGCACCTGGGGGCACATTTGGAGAAGCAACGGTTTAAATGCCCAAGCCGCACTTTTTCGAGGTGGGGGAGATGAAAGAGCCGCCTCCACCATCCTGAGGGGCtgccatggggtgcagtcccACCACCATGGCCCCTGGTCCACACTGACACCCCTCATTGTGGAGAAACCCCAGGGCCGACTCAGGGGAACAGTAATAAGCTTTTATCTGCTCAGTCCCCACCCTGGAGGGGTGGAAGTGGCCCTGCCAGGAGGCTGAGCCTCACCAGGCCCCGGCACCGCACCCCTGAGGGAGAGGCCACATCCCAAAATGGCGGCTACTTCACCCTGCCCTGGGCCGTAGTGCCAGGGCCAGGTAGCACCGGGCCAGGCCCTAGCTGCTTGCATGAGCTGATAGAGACATTGTTTTCCCTCATGTCAGGCTTTGTGGAGCCTCTCGCACCATTTTGGACACTGGGCTGGGCTCAAGGGCCTGCTGATCACTCCCATGGCGGGGCTGGGGCActgctgggctcagctgtcGGCCTCCCCGCAGATGGCACTGCCAGCCCCAGAGGAGCCATTTGCCTTCCTCGCCCCCCTCTCGCCTCAGCACCCTATTGCCGCTGCGCTGAGAAGGCAGCCGGCCTGGCACCATGGCGGGCCAGGTGGGcacagggctgggcagagccaTGGCAGCACCCAGGGCCGGGGCTTTGCCCCACTCACGAGTCCAAGCGGATCTTCTTGAGGGCCACCAGCTGCCCCGTGCGCTTGTTGCGAGCCTTGTACACCACGCCGTAGGTACCCTCCCCGATCTTCTCCACCTTCTGAAACACCTCCTGGAAGGCCTCCATGGCGCTGCCTCAGCCTTGCAATGGCAGCAGGGGTGGCTGCACTgctttctgagggaaaaaaaagaaggggaaaaaaaaaacccctaatgtGCAGAAGGTGTTTGCTCTCCCTGTGTGTCCCCTGAGCTGCTTTCGGGGTCTTGGTCCCCCTTtgctgctcccccagcacaggGAACTGCCTTGacctggggcagctgcaggcaggcagggctgcctgggcaCAGGGGTGAGTGTCTGGGGGTCTTCAGGCAGACCCAAAGAGCCAAACACACAGTGCACCACCTGCCCGGGACCAGTTGCTTGTGACCAAGGTTATGGAGTGTGTTGGCTAAAGCAAAAATCGAGCAAAATGGATGTAAAGAGGTGCTTTGGGCCTGCGGGAAAGGCAGCAGGGACTGCACAGGGCCAAGGGAAGCTCTGCAGCTCCGTTTGTGCAGTGCGTGTTGTCAAGGGGATGTGGTGCATAATTAGGGTTCCCTGGGACACACTCAGGTCAAACACACAGCagaaatgtttggggttttttggggttttttgttgttgttgttttgtttggttggttttgtctTGTGCAATTGTCCCTTGACCCTCCCCACCATGGGCTGCGCCACTCGGTCGGCCTTTTGGAAGATGTCCTTGGGGGGCGGGATTAATCATTGACATGACAGCTGACAGAagacaagattaaaaaaatattatgcatCGTGGCACCGGGAAAGGTAGAGCCACAGGGACTGTCTTCTGGAGGGCTTGTGGGCTCCATGTCTCTGCATGGGCACAGCAGGACACAGCACCCCACTGGCTGTGGGGGTCCACAGTGTAGACCCCAACTTTTAGGTGACCTAAAATAGACTGATTTAGCCCATTGCTGAGCCACCAGctcaaaaccttttttaaatTGATCCTGATTTTGCCAATTTGAAAAGAACCAAAGCGTGGTTGCTCTGTGGCTGAAGAGGGATCCATATGGCCAGGGCAAACTCCTGTGTGGGTTCTCTGGTGGCTTGTGAAGGTTGAGTTTGCACTGACGTCTCCATCTGGAGTCATTGCCAAAtttgctctcctcttcctgGCTGGTtaggtttgtgggtttttttcataaagcTGGTAGGAACCTGGTATTTTGGATATTTCCAGTCCTGGTATCTTGTATATTCCAAGTCCTGGCACCTTGGATATTCCCAACATCTCTAGCAAACCTGGCCATTTGGATAAAATTTAAGCACAGGGAGGAAGGTAGGAGAACAGACAGGAGATGAGGTGTAAACATAAACACAACATGACAGACTCATCGTTATCTCTTACAAAACCAGGTTAAAATCTTGCCTCTTGAGATCACGTTTTTGGACTTCAGCTGAACAGTGTGCTGAGGCAGGGCTTTTGGGTCTCcataactgaagaaaaacataagGCTAAACTATGATTAAAGATTATAGCAAGCACTGTAATTACTGAGGCACCTCCAGGCCCTTGGATCAAGCCTGCTGGTAACAGGGGACTTTTTGCCAATACCTGTTGCATTTTGATCTGCTGCTGTGCATTGTATGGCTTCGGTCCttattttctgaacatttcACCAGAGCATCtgagcaaaaagcagaaaagggtgCAGGTGGCTGAACTTCCCCCACAAACCACAGACCCAGCTCACTCCTGGTCCAGGGATTCCTATAGCACAGGAAAGTCTTGTCTCTCTTGCAGTAACATTTTATTCTCATCTCACATTAGTGATTTTCTTTGTTGACTGTTTAATTCTGCTAGGTGGGCCTGGCACCATCTTCTTAAACCAGAGTGTCTCTGATGTAACTTCATCTCCTCTTCTTGCAATTTTTTCAAAGCCAAGCACTTCCTTACACGCCGAGTActtaggagaaggaggaaaattgTTTATCGCTAAATGTTCTTACATCATCCATGGGGTTTCTGCAGGGCCTAATGCATTTGTCTTAGCAAGAAAGAGGTTTTTAATCAATAAAAGACAGGCTGTCTTctcttttcatctttatttaggaaaatatCAATCAAAACCTTTAGATGCTTCAAAAAATAGTGATTTAAGGTCTCCTACACTTACTTGTGTCAAGGAAGAAAGTCAAGTGGTGGTTCTGAGGgcactgcaaatatttattttagagcTAAAGTCAATCCCCCACCGTGGACACCAGCTCCTGAAGAGGCAGGTTCTACTGAAAATAGTGACTCTTTgttcttcttgtttctttgttAGTCAGTCCAGATATGTGAGTGTTTTGCCAGGAATGCTCCTGTGTGGCAGCTGAGTCACAGTAACCGAACGCATGCACTCATGGACCCGCAGCCACACAGGGCTAACGAACTTTGCGCTAATGCCCTTTACCTCCAATCTGCCAACAGCTCGGTAACCCGCTGCGCTTTGGCAGTGCATGAGAGCTGTTTAACTTGAGATTCAGAGACTTCTTCTTCTGACGTCTCCAAGCCTTGCATTACAAAAGGACCAATATAACAAAGCACTCCCTTTCCTTAACCAcccttttaaacaaaaaccaaacctgcTTCCCAAAGCTATTTTCAGTGATGACACCTGGCATGAATGGACAACCCACAGGCACATACTGACTCACAGTCTTCAAGTGTTTCCCTGCTTAGTGACTTGACTTTGCTATTTGCCACAGCAAAAAACAGTATGTTGCAAACCCACCTTCTAAATTTACTTTTAACATATTTGTTGCAAATGGCAGTGCAAGGACCAGCGTATGGCTGGTCTCAGAGCTGCTGTCAGGACGTGCTGTTTCCCATTCGCTCCTGCCTCTCGCTGAAGTATTTCCTCTGCTCCTGTATGGCTTGTTCCAGCAAGGGCACATTCATCCCTTCCACGCAGGTCAATATTCGCGCCTTTACCACGGGACCCTCACCTGGGAATATAAACAGGAAGtttctgtagaaagaaaaacagatggaGCCGCTCGGAGGCAGAGAGGTTCCCTCAGTCAGCATATGGCTCCAGCTGGCCAAATAATCGTAGCCTGAGAACTTGCAGGAGACCGGACCGGACACGTGCCTCCACTGACGTGAGCAGCAGGCCCGTGAGCAGGTTAATTCAGTGACATGCTTTCCCTCTGCCCTGTTGGCTACAAAATGCTGGTGACTGACACTGTGCTCTCCTTGCACTAGGGAACACTGAGCACCAGACGTGTCAGTGCCAGTGCCTGTCATGCAGCATATGTCTACTTCGTGGCTGGATGAAGTTTGATTTTCCCTGTTTAAAAAGCATCAGGGATGGGTCTAAGCTCATTTCTGAATGCCTCTGTGCTGACAAGAAGAGGACAGAACAAAGCTGGGCTTAGAAGAGGCTCGATGCTGACTATAACCAACAGTTCATTGGCGGCATTCAAATGGTACCACAGAGCTGCACAGACGAGGCCAAACCTTGGTGACACAGCCACCATCTCAGCCTGCTCCCCTTCCACCCCTGCAAAACAGGGACAACTCACTCCTAAGCTGTGATGACCCAAAATAACATGTCTTTCTAAAGGAATTTTGCAGCAGAGGCTTAGCAGGACACTCACTAGATGCCACGTGCAGTGTGGCATTCCACATGCCACCAAGGATTTCAATGGCACAAATGCAAATGCTTGTTATCAGGTGTGGCCAAGAAAACACTTGGGATTTGCTTCACAACCCCATGGCCCAGCCCAGATCAACTCCCCACGCAAAGCACCATGCAGCTGGAGTAACGCTCAGGGCACCCCAGGAAAGGACAACAGGGTGCCCTGCGTGACAGAGCCTGCCTGCATTCCTCACGCCCCGTGTCTGAGGGCAGGGATATAATTAGAGCCTTTCAAGGATGGCAAAGACCAACCCGGCCAGCTCACAATGAGGTATTGCTGCAATCAGCCATGTTCGGAGCGAAGGCGATGTGGTGGCTGGCAATGATGCCAGAGGGCTTTAGCACAGGTTTCACAAGCTCAGCGATGCTGCTGAGGCGCTTCTTGTTTCTAACAAAATCTGTGCCAGAGCACCAGATTTTCACCAACATAAGGGTGCCTCTTCTCATTGAGGGGAGAGACAGGCTGCTCCTCCTTAAATCACAGGCTCATGTGACTGGAGGCAGCCGCATGAGATGAGCCTGCCTTGGCCAACGCTAGCCTCAGTACTGTCTCACTGTGCACCTGGGGAGCCATGAAGGAGCTGGTGAACcatgaacagcagcaaagaaCACTGGTTCCTGGAGCATTTACCTTCCCTGTGTTCAGCCTCTCCCAGGACCATGTAGCGAGACCCCAGCTGGGCTTGGAATGGCTCTACAAACTTGGTGTCGACATAGACCCGGTActgagctgagctgtgctgagCAATGAGGATGGCTTCGGACCGGGCCAGGTCATAGCAGCATAACCTGGGAAAGATCGATTTGAGGAGCTCAGCGGTGCAGAGATACAACAATTACAAAGAAAGGGAGGGGGGTCAGCCAGCGAAGGCAAGGCCTGGCCTGCAAGGAGACCAGGATACCCTTCTCACCTGCCAAACGTCCTCAGCACCTCCCCATCTGGGACAGAGCTGTTGATCTCCCATGGGAAGTAATAGACACCAGCACTTGGCAGCATCTCACACAACCGCCGCTGGGCCTGCAGTAAAGCAAAAGCTCTGAGTTCATGCCATCCCAGTACCTGATCCAGATATTAGGTGACACTGCCCCAAAACACCTTTGTTGCCCAGGGTCCCCCATccagggggctgcaggagcttCATAGCTTCCCTGCTGAGTCCTGTTTGCAGTTCAGTGCAGGTGCCAAGCCCTGGGCATCCTGGCATAAGGAGGGGCTACCTTCCCCTACCACAATCCAGCCTGAACAGCAACAGGCAGCCCCACCAGATCCTCCAGGTCTCCCCCAGGCTATGGATGGGTTGAGAAAGGTTAAGCAAGTGGGAAAAATGGTGATTGAGAAGTTCAGAAAGTGTGAGGGACTGAGATGCAGGAATAGACccagctgctggggtggggtACCATGCAGCAAGATTTAAGGTATGATCCCAAGTCTGTTCGTAACCTGCAGGATAAGAAATTCTGGCAGTGTCTGAtcctgcagctggagaacaATTACTTGGATACAAGCCAGCCTGGTAGTCTAGTAGGGTTTAGAAGACAGCAATGAGTGACAACGATTCACCCCAAGACAAGACTCAGGTGGGACCAGGACCTCCTGGTAGCTCCAGTggtggagcagggctggcacagGCAGGCCAGCCACAGTGcaaagcacacagaaaagcaggaaTGGAGAGGAGCTTTGACAAGATTTTAATTCTGCCCAGCCAGTGCCATAGCGAGGCTGTTGGCTGTGCCCCAAAGTGGTTTCTTTTGACATCATTTTCCCTCCGATCTCCCTTGCAGGATGCCTGTGTTCGGCGCGTTTCCATGCTCCGTttactgcttttctctctgGTTTCTTGCCCTGCTGGGGGGTACCCCAAGAGCTGCACAATGGCCCCGGCAGAGACTCCTGCAATTCAGACACGTGGGGCCACCCCAACAGGTTCGAGGACCCCCAATACTGATTATGCAATAGTGTGGACACGCTGAGCTGCAAGCCTGTGGCTTTAATGCTTGGTCCCCCTTGGGCACTCCATGCATCGCTCAGGGGGTTGCAACCTTGCAAAATGCCCCACCGCCATCCCATGGAGGACTGCCACGGGAAGCCACTAAAACCAGGGCGATCCTGGGTCACCTCTCCTCTGCACATGCCTGAACCCCAGGTCTGGCTGCCCCGCGGCCCCGTGCAAGGCTCTGCAAGCCCACGGCGAGCTGTGAAACCCCCTTGGCAGGGTCCCAGCCAGCAGCGACGGAGGTGGAAATCCACCTCCATGCactctgcagctccctgcatctCCGCCTCACCTAACCCTGATTTAAAAAAGCAGGTTCAATTCTGCACCACCCCACTCAAGTTTTGCTCCTGAATCACTCCGTGCAGCAGGATGGGATCAGCCAGGAGCGCAAGATGCTAAATGTGCATTTAATGCACTTTTTAACACATGCCCAACCCCAGCTGCAATATACTATGTGCCCATTCAATGCACTATTTAACGCATGCACAACCGCAACTTCAGCACGTTACATGCACGTTTGATGCACGCTCGGCCCCAAGTGCTGCATGTTATATGCAGATTTAGTGCACTAATGCAGTATTTAATGTGTGAGCAAATGCAGCATGCTCTATTAAATGaactatttatttaattaactaCGAAACGCCTGGCTGCAGATGCAGCATGTTATGCGCACTCTCAACGTGCTATTTAATGCACAATTTAACGCATGCCTAGCCCCAAACGCTGCCCGTTATACGCACACTAAGCACGCTGCTTAGTGCatgcccagccccagctgcagcacatggTCTGCCTGTTGAGTACACCCCTTCGCGCCCCGTTTAACGCACACCCACAGCCTCCAATGCAAAAGGCTGTACGCACACCCAGCGCACACGGCATGCCCAGCTGCAGATGCGGCACGTTATATGCCTTTAGTGCACGCTTTAAGGCAGGCGCAGCCAGAGGGGCAGCTCGTCGCAGGCGGAGTTTACTGCACAATCTAAAGCAGGCTGCCACGCGcgccctccccagctgcagcccgtTGCATGCATGGTTAAAGCGCCATTTAAGCCTGGCCCGGCCCCAGCTGCAGCTCACCCCGCCGCTCACCGctccgccgccgcttcccgcgGGAGGCTGCGGCTGTCACGTGGCCGGTCGCGGGGGCGTGACGTCACGCGGGGGCGTGGCCGGCGGGGCGGTAGGACGGTGCGGGTAGTGGCGGGGCCGAAGCTGAGCGGAGCTGCCGCCGCCGCGATGATGATGAACGCGGACCTGCGGAGGGAGCGCGCCGCCGCCACTTTCCAGCCCGAGCTGCTCACCCACATCCTGGACGGCGGCGCCGAGCGCACCCGCCGCCGCAAGGAGATCGGTGAGGGAGGCCCCGGGCgtgccgccgcctcccccggcccgg
The genomic region above belongs to Gavia stellata isolate bGavSte3 chromosome 22, bGavSte3.hap2, whole genome shotgun sequence and contains:
- the CDK3 gene encoding cyclin-dependent kinase 3; translated protein: MEAFQEVFQKVEKIGEGTYGVVYKARNKRTGQLVALKKIRLDSETEGVPSTAIREISLLKELKHPNIVRLLDVIHSQKKLYLVFEYLNQDLKKYMDSSQTGELPLSLVKNYLFQLLQGVSFCHSHRVIHRDLKPQNLLINEAGAIKLADFGLARAFGVPLRTYTHEVVTLWYRAPEILLGCKYYSTAVDIWSIGCIFAEMVTRKALFPGDSEIDQLFRIFRTLGTPTEVTWPGVTQLPDFKGDFPRWARKKMKEIVPNLDQDGRDLLVQLLLYDPSRRISAKAALSHRYFFWRSPRSPEERRVLQRHCR
- the TEN1 gene encoding CST complex subunit TEN1, giving the protein MLPSAGVYYFPWEINSSVPDGEVLRTFGRLCCYDLARSEAILIAQHSSAQYRVYVDTKFVEPFQAQLGSRYMVLGEAEHREGEGPVVKARILTCVEGMNVPLLEQAIQEQRKYFSERQERMGNSTS